The uncultured Treponema sp. genomic sequence GGAATCTTTTTGCTCTCTGGGCGAATTCTGCGTCCGAAACTTTTTGCGCTGTCATTTCCTTCAGTGTGTCAATCCAGCTGTAGCCTACACCGTCGCTGAACTGCTCTTTTTGTCTCCAGCAAATATCCGGCGGAAGAATGTCTTCAAATGCCTTGCGTACAATCCATTTTTCAATGCGCTGTTTTCCGTTCGGAAGTTTTATGTTCATTTTGTCAAGCGGATTCAGGCTCATTGCAATGTCGATAAAATCTTTGTCAAGGAAAGGAACGCGGCCTTCAACTCCCCAAGCTGCAAGAGATTTGTTTGCGCGCAGGCAGTCGTAAAGGTGCAGTTTGCTCATTTTGCGCACAAGCTCTTCGTGGAACTCGCGGGCATTCGGCGCTTTGTGGAAATACAAATATCCGCCAAAAAGCTCATCGCTTCCTTCGCCGGAAAGAACCATTTTTATTCCCATTGATTTTATGACGCGGGCAAGCAGATACATTGGTGTTGAAGCGCGCACTGTTGTAATGTCGTAAGTTTCAATGTGGTAAATTACATCTTCAAGGGCATCCAGAGCTTCCTGAATTGTAAAGTGAACTTCGTGGTGAACAGTTCCTATAAAATCAGCGGCTTTTTTTGCTGCGATTAAATCCGGACTGCCTTCAAGTCCTACTGCAAAACTGTGAAGCTGCGGCCACCAGGCATCTTTTAAAGAGCCGGTTTCAATTCTTTTTTTTGCGAATTTTTGTGTGATTGCAGCAATTACAGTTGAGTCAAGTCCGCCTGAAAGCAAAACTCCATAAGGAACATCGCTCATAAGCTGCTGTTTTACGGCTTTTTCAAGTCCGTCGCGAACATTCTGAATCACGTCTTCGTTTATGATTTCTCCTTTGTCATCTGTCGCGCGTTTTGCATTTTCTACTGCGCTGAATTTTTCCCAGTCGCGTTTGTACCAAAGTGTCGGCTTTTCGTCTTTTGAATAGAAATAATGTCCGTTTGGAAATTCTTCTATAGAAACCATGTTCTGTCCTTCAAGAGCCTTTAGTTCTGAAGCAACATAGTAACGCCCCTGCTTGTCCCAGGCCTGATAAAGCGGAATAACGCCGATTTCGTCGCGGGCAATTAAATAAACGTCTTTTTCTGAATCATAAAGCGCGAATGCAAAAATTCCAGAAAGTTCTTCTATCATTTTGCAAAAGCCGTTTTCTTCTGCTCTGTATTTTTTGTAAAGCGGAATTATAACTTCGCAGTCGCTTTGTGTTTTAAAGCTGTATTTTCCTGCAAACTGCCTGCGGATTTCCTGATGATTGTAGATTTCACCGTTTGCCGCAAGAATGATTTTTCCGTCATCGCTAACAAGCGGCTGTTTTCCAGAAAGCGGATCTACAATAGAAAGACGCTCGTGGCTTAAAATCGCATTGTTTCCAGTGTAAACTCCGCTCCAGTCCGGTCCCCTATGACGAATTTTTTTAGACATATCCAGAACTTGGGAACGAAGCTGTTCTTTTAAGCCTTCATCAATCGGCTGCGAGCCGCTGTTTAAATCAAATGCGCCAACAAATCCACACATAAATAACCCCTTTTTCAATTAATTGGCAAAAAAAAAGACGCCTGTTCTGAGGGCATAGAAATACCCAAAAAACAGACGCCATTGTCTAAAAACAATATATTGATTTTTTAAATTTATGTCAATTCTTAGATTGAAAATTGAAATTCCTTTTGCTTTCCATTATTCTGTTTTTGACAAAAAAATAACGGGCTGCCCTAAGGAGGAGAAAGACAGTCCGTTTATGAAGCGTGTTGACTTCATTTTGTCGTTTATTTACTGCTGGTTATAATTTACATGAAAACTGTAATGCAGTCAATGGTTTTGAAGAATTTTTTAGAAGTTTTTTATAAATAATGCGGTATTTCGCAAGGAGTAACATTTTATGTCAAAAAAGGTCGGAATAATCGGCGCAATGAGCGTTGAACTGGAGCTTTTAAAGTCAAAACTGGAAGAAAATCCGGCGGTAACCAAGGCTGTCAGAATGACATTCACTGAAGGAAAAATAAACGGAATTTCTGTAGTTCTGGTTCAGTCTGGGGTTGGAAAAGTGAACGCGGCTTTGTGCGCCCAACGGCTGATTCTTCAATTTGGATGCACGCATATAATCAACACTGGAATTGCCGGCGCAATGGCTTCTGGGCTTAAAGTTTTAGACTTTGTTGCTTCCACGGATGCGGTTTATCACGATATGGATGCAACTGGATTCGGCTACAAAAAAACTGAAATTCCGCAGATGAAGTGCAGTGATTTTCCGGCGGACAGCAAAATGCTTGAAGCGGCTCGTTCTGCATTTAAAGAATTTCCTGCGGAACATAAGCTTGTGTTCGGGCGGATTGCCACAGGCGATCAGTTTATAAGCGACAAAGAAAAAAAATCCGCAATTCAGGAAACTTGTTCTCCGGCTTGTGTTGAAATGGAAGGAGCTGCCGTTGCCCATGCTTGCTGGATAAATGAAATTCCGTTTGTGATTATCCGTTGCATGAGCGACATGGCGGACGATGACGGAGAATCAACTTACAGCTTTAACGAAAACGAAGCGGCTTCATTGAGCGGCTCGCTTGTTTTGTCCATGCTTGGCAGATTTTAACTGCATTTAATTCTTTTTCTTGCATTATATTGCTAAATCTTCCCATTTGTTGTAAAAATAAAACTTCAGCAATTTACAATAAATGGAGATGTTTTAAATGAAAAAATCATTTTTTGCCGTTGCGCTTTTTGCTATTTTCGCAGGTTTTCTTAACGCCGAACATAAAATCACGAAGTTTGAAATTCAAGGCTTAAAGCGCACAAAAGAATTTGCAGCCCAGCGCGACTTAAAAAAATTCATTGGAAAAGAAGCTTCTGCGGAAACTTTGCACAGCATAGAAAATTCGCTTCAGGCGGACAATCTTTTTACAAACATTTCAATTGAATGCGAGCCTATAACCGAAAATGAAACTTGCGTGAAAATTTCACTTGAAGAAAAAATGTCCATTTTGCCGCTTCCGATTGTTGCCGTTAACGACGGAATTTTTTCTGCGGGCGCGTTTCTTATTGATTCAAATGCGATGGGCTTGAAGGATTTTTTTATTCTAGGCGGAATTTTTTCGCGCGACAACATTTCTGGAATGGCATTTTTTTCACGTCCGCCAAAAGGCTCGGCTTTGGGATTTTCAATTTACACAGGAATTTCAAAATCAGACACGGAGCTTGTTACAACAAAAGATGATTCAGTTTACGATTTTGGCTCTCTTTCTTTCCGCGGAAGCCTCGGCATTTCCAAAAAATTCTTTGACTGTTTTTCTGCGGAACTAAGCACAGGGTTTGGAATTGTAAAAATTGACGACTCGGACGAAATTAAAGGCGAGATTGAATCTGAAAAAGTATGGGAATCTTCTGCCGCAATAGATTTTAAATCTGCTGACTGGAACGGCATTTTTATGTCTGAAAAATCCGCAGCCGCAAAAGCTTTTGTTGACGTTACGCCTTGCAGGGATGTTTTTAACGGATTTGAGCTTAAAATAAAAATTCAGCAGCCGATTCTTGACAAGCTTAGGATTGTACAGTCCGCATCTTGTTTTTACGAATTTGATGCTCCGATTGCTTTTTACACTGGCGGACGTTCAGCTTCTGTGAGCCTTTTTCCTAGCGAATTTTCTTCTGATTCAATGGCGGGACTTTCTCTTGGGCTTGAATATGCCGCGCTCAAGACAAAAATAGGCCTTTTTTCTGTTTATGCGGTTTACCAGACGGCGCGCGCAAAAGACTTTGACAAAACTTGGGTTTTTAATCAGGGAACTGGCGGCGGAATGAAAATGTACCTTTCAAAAGTTGCGTTTCCGGCTTGTTCAGTCGAAGTAATTTACAATATTACAGAAAAAGAATTCAGAACAGGCTTTTCTATAGGAATGTCGATGTAAGTTTTTTACTGAAAATATATTTAGACTGAATGCCGAATTTTTTATTTTACTGCTAGGTTCAGTTTCGAGTTTTAAATTTTAGTGTCATTATCGGGCTTGACCCTGCGATGTTTCTGAAAGAAACTCGGTTGATAATCCGCTGGCATCAAGCCCGGCAATGACATATAACCACATAAAACATGTGTGTTTAAATGAACAGAACCCCGGTTGCCCGGGGTTCTGCCGTTCACTTTCGTGAACTAAAGGAGAGAGTTTTATCAGCTTTATAAGCTGATTAAAATATACATCATTCCATTTTCTTTGTCAACAGTTTTTAAAAAAATTTTTTAATTTTTTTTACTCGCTTTTGATGGCAATTTTCTTTTCTGTGGAATCTTCCTTGCGTCCGATTTCAATAGAAAGAATGCCGTTTTTGAATGTTGCGTTCACTTTGTTGGCATCAATGTCTTTTGGCAAAGTAAATGAACGCTTGAACTGGCTGTGCCTTGTTGTGCGTTCGCGCAGAATGTAGTAAACATCGTCAACTTTTTCTTTCTTTTCGCCTGAATCAGACTTTGCGTTTTCAACAGAAGAAATTGTAAGAACATCGTTTTTAAGCGTTATGTCTACATCTTTTTCAGTTTTTCCAGGCAAATCCATAGAAAGCACATAGCTGTCTTTTTTCTGCACAACGTCTACTTTCGGGGCAAAAGCTGCTTCGCGGTAGCTTGGCAATGCAAATCCGTCATTTCCAAAAAGTGAATCTAAAAGTGAAAGTTCGTTCATATAAATCTCCTCGCTGGTTTTACAGCATTATTTTAATTTTTTTCGTACTGCCTTTCAGCCGTACACTAGATATGTAGCAGAATGCGTGCCAAGTAAGGAAAGTCAGTAATTTTCTGTAGAAATGCCTTTTTTGTTTGTTT encodes the following:
- the asnB gene encoding asparagine synthase B, which gives rise to MCGFVGAFDLNSGSQPIDEGLKEQLRSQVLDMSKKIRHRGPDWSGVYTGNNAILSHERLSIVDPLSGKQPLVSDDGKIILAANGEIYNHQEIRRQFAGKYSFKTQSDCEVIIPLYKKYRAEENGFCKMIEELSGIFAFALYDSEKDVYLIARDEIGVIPLYQAWDKQGRYYVASELKALEGQNMVSIEEFPNGHYFYSKDEKPTLWYKRDWEKFSAVENAKRATDDKGEIINEDVIQNVRDGLEKAVKQQLMSDVPYGVLLSGGLDSTVIAAITQKFAKKRIETGSLKDAWWPQLHSFAVGLEGSPDLIAAKKAADFIGTVHHEVHFTIQEALDALEDVIYHIETYDITTVRASTPMYLLARVIKSMGIKMVLSGEGSDELFGGYLYFHKAPNAREFHEELVRKMSKLHLYDCLRANKSLAAWGVEGRVPFLDKDFIDIAMSLNPLDKMNIKLPNGKQRIEKWIVRKAFEDILPPDICWRQKEQFSDGVGYSWIDTLKEMTAQKVSDAEFAQRAKRFPVNTPVTKEEYYYREIFSNLFPSESAALAVPHEAGVACSTAKALEWDEAWSKMDEPSGRAISGVHNDAYKN
- a CDS encoding 5'-methylthioadenosine/adenosylhomocysteine nucleosidase — encoded protein: MSKKVGIIGAMSVELELLKSKLEENPAVTKAVRMTFTEGKINGISVVLVQSGVGKVNAALCAQRLILQFGCTHIINTGIAGAMASGLKVLDFVASTDAVYHDMDATGFGYKKTEIPQMKCSDFPADSKMLEAARSAFKEFPAEHKLVFGRIATGDQFISDKEKKSAIQETCSPACVEMEGAAVAHACWINEIPFVIIRCMSDMADDDGESTYSFNENEAASLSGSLVLSMLGRF
- a CDS encoding Hsp20/alpha crystallin family protein → MNELSLLDSLFGNDGFALPSYREAAFAPKVDVVQKKDSYVLSMDLPGKTEKDVDITLKNDVLTISSVENAKSDSGEKKEKVDDVYYILRERTTRHSQFKRSFTLPKDIDANKVNATFKNGILSIEIGRKEDSTEKKIAIKSE